Proteins encoded by one window of Chroococcidiopsis sp. TS-821:
- the nagA gene encoding N-acetylglucosamine-6-phosphate deacetylase produces the protein MTESTTPSTNLNIINTRLPGYAGLQQICVEQGRITQILPMSDATPTQSLDVAGDWISLGGVDLQINGALGLAFPEIEMQDFPKLEKICQFLWQQGVDGFLPTLVTTSLKNFQRSLAVIAEFMQKDEPQQAKILGVHLEGPFLNYHKRGAHPAEYLLPLTIENVQRVIGDYASIVKVITLAPELDATGDAIAYLRSLGITVSLSHSQATAKEAQRAFARGATMVTHAFNAMPGLHHREPGLLGEAIVYPGVWCGVIADGQHVCPTMLKILLKASGYAQKIFLVSDALAPLGLPDGTYPWDTRQITVSRGTARLADDTLAGTTLPLLVGVQKLVRWDICDVESAIALATTAPRKAIHLPEFIGSNASQLLRWHWDDTTKELTWRRLSEQIEMSDTN, from the coding sequence ATGACCGAATCAACAACACCGAGCACCAATTTGAATATTATTAATACACGGCTACCTGGTTACGCAGGGTTACAGCAAATTTGTGTCGAGCAGGGTAGGATAACTCAAATCTTACCGATGAGTGACGCAACACCCACGCAAAGTTTGGATGTTGCTGGAGATTGGATTTCTTTGGGAGGTGTTGATTTACAGATTAATGGTGCGCTGGGGCTGGCTTTTCCGGAAATTGAAATGCAGGATTTTCCTAAATTAGAGAAGATTTGTCAGTTTTTATGGCAACAAGGAGTTGATGGTTTTTTACCAACTTTGGTGACAACTTCTCTCAAGAATTTCCAGCGATCGCTTGCTGTTATTGCGGAATTTATGCAAAAGGATGAACCGCAGCAAGCCAAAATTTTGGGCGTGCATCTAGAAGGACCATTTTTGAATTACCACAAACGCGGCGCGCATCCAGCTGAATATTTACTACCGCTGACAATTGAAAACGTTCAGCGCGTGATTGGTGACTATGCGTCGATTGTGAAAGTAATAACCTTAGCACCCGAATTAGACGCGACTGGAGATGCGATCGCTTATCTACGTTCGCTTGGCATTACCGTCAGTCTCAGTCACTCACAAGCCACCGCAAAAGAAGCACAACGCGCGTTCGCTCGAGGTGCAACAATGGTCACTCATGCGTTTAATGCAATGCCAGGGCTGCATCATCGCGAACCAGGACTATTGGGAGAAGCGATCGTGTATCCTGGGGTGTGGTGTGGTGTTATTGCCGATGGGCAGCACGTTTGCCCCACAATGTTGAAAATTTTGTTGAAAGCAAGCGGTTACGCCCAAAAAATCTTTCTCGTGAGTGACGCTTTAGCACCTCTAGGATTACCTGATGGAACTTATCCTTGGGATACGCGCCAAATTACAGTTAGTCGTGGTACGGCAAGATTAGCTGACGATACGCTAGCCGGAACGACACTGCCTTTACTTGTAGGAGTCCAAAAGTTGGTACGCTGGGATATCTGTGATGTCGAAAGTGCGATCGCGCTTGCTACAACAGCACCTCGTAAAGCCATTCACCTACCAGAATTTATTGGTAGTAATGCAAGTCAACTGCTGCGCTGGCACTGGGATGATACAACAAAAGAACTGACTTGGCGCAGATTAAGTGAGCAAATAGAAATGAGTGATACCAATTAA
- a CDS encoding CHASE3 domain-containing protein, whose amino-acid sequence MLRSVPKRLTVGFFVVLAFALSNAAISYRSTQRLITNEQAIAHSHQVIAELETTLSKLKDAETGQRGYLLTRDTQYLAPYVLARIQTREQLAKLKQLTADSPTQQQQIALLEQKMTAKLAELERTIDLEQKNQFDAARAMVLSGRGKQLMEDIRQIIGEMEKRERFRLQQRAQQSQNGFRDEMVTSSVATLLNVGLLVLLYSLMHRYIKQRQQAEKSLRKANQTLETLIQSSPLAIVALTPNGKVSLWNPAAERIIGWSQHEIINQYLPIFDSQQLDRHLQARILRGEAISDLELTIHRKDGQAIAISLSTAPLRDTNNQINGIMAVIADISDRYAAEQTIREQAALLDIATDAIFVQDLEKRISFWNKGAERLYGWQAREALGKNADELLHTEPALLTSSQDKLNTQGEWQGELRQVDKYGKKIIVASRWTLVRDAQGKPKSILVVNTGITEKKKLEAQLLRVQRMESIGTLAGGIAHDLNNVLTPILMSVQLLQLKFSDSQSQHLLNSLESNVKRGAALVKQVLSFARGFEGDRVTLQVKHLISEIIHLIKETFPKSIEVVTDISPHLWTIFGDATQLHQVLMNLVVNARDAMPNGGLLSIRAENTIIDDHYAQMNVEASVGCYVMISVIDTGSGIPPEIIERIFEPFFTTKEVGKGTGLGLATVLGIVKNHGGFVNVYSEVGKGTKFSVYLPATEATEPQPTKDSELFLGNGELILVVDDETSIREATKLSLEAYNYRVITASDGTEALTIYAKYQAQIAVVLLDMMMPSLDGKITIMMLQKMNPLVKIIAISGLSSNEEIATKTGLGVKAFLPKPYTAKDLLATLHYTIKK is encoded by the coding sequence ATGCTACGCTCCGTTCCAAAAAGATTAACTGTAGGATTTTTTGTTGTTTTAGCGTTTGCGTTGAGTAATGCGGCAATTTCGTATCGCAGTACGCAAAGACTGATTACCAACGAACAAGCGATCGCGCACAGCCATCAAGTTATCGCCGAACTCGAAACAACACTCTCAAAGCTTAAAGATGCAGAAACTGGGCAACGCGGCTACTTACTCACAAGAGATACGCAGTATTTAGCACCATATGTGTTAGCAAGGATACAAACACGAGAACAACTTGCCAAGCTTAAGCAACTTACTGCAGATTCCCCTACGCAACAGCAACAAATTGCGCTGCTAGAACAAAAAATGACAGCTAAACTTGCCGAACTAGAACGCACAATCGACTTAGAGCAGAAAAATCAGTTCGATGCTGCAAGAGCCATGGTATTGTCTGGTCGCGGTAAGCAATTGATGGAAGATATTCGCCAAATTATCGGCGAGATGGAAAAACGCGAACGATTTAGACTCCAACAACGCGCCCAACAGTCACAAAATGGCTTTCGCGATGAAATGGTGACATCCTCAGTCGCAACGCTACTTAATGTCGGATTATTGGTGCTGCTGTATTCCTTAATGCATCGCTACATCAAACAACGCCAACAAGCAGAGAAGTCACTCAGAAAAGCGAACCAAACACTAGAAACGCTGATTCAATCATCACCACTCGCAATTGTAGCACTAACACCAAACGGAAAAGTTAGTTTGTGGAATCCTGCGGCAGAAAGAATTATTGGTTGGAGTCAGCACGAAATCATTAACCAGTATTTGCCTATTTTCGACAGTCAACAACTCGATCGTCACCTGCAAGCGCGAATCTTACGAGGTGAAGCCATTAGCGATCTTGAACTGACGATTCATAGAAAAGATGGTCAAGCGATCGCAATTTCGCTTTCTACCGCACCTTTGCGCGATACTAACAATCAGATTAATGGGATTATGGCAGTGATTGCCGACATTAGCGATCGCTATGCTGCCGAACAAACAATTCGCGAACAAGCCGCATTACTTGATATTGCCACCGATGCAATTTTTGTTCAAGACTTAGAAAAACGAATTTCTTTTTGGAATAAAGGCGCAGAACGTTTGTATGGTTGGCAAGCGCGAGAAGCTTTAGGGAAAAACGCTGATGAACTGTTACATACAGAACCAGCACTCTTAACTTCTTCGCAAGACAAGCTCAATACACAAGGCGAATGGCAAGGCGAGTTGCGCCAAGTTGATAAATATGGCAAAAAAATTATTGTTGCTAGCCGTTGGACATTAGTCCGCGACGCGCAAGGAAAGCCTAAATCAATTTTAGTAGTCAATACTGGCATCACCGAAAAGAAGAAGCTTGAAGCACAATTATTGCGCGTACAAAGGATGGAGAGTATTGGTACGCTAGCTGGTGGAATTGCGCACGATCTTAATAATGTATTGACACCAATTTTAATGTCAGTACAACTATTACAATTGAAGTTTAGCGATTCTCAAAGTCAACATTTACTCAACTCGTTAGAAAGCAACGTTAAACGCGGTGCAGCATTAGTGAAACAAGTTTTGTCTTTTGCACGGGGTTTTGAAGGCGATCGCGTTACTTTACAAGTAAAACACTTAATCTCAGAAATTATTCATCTTATTAAAGAAACCTTTCCCAAATCAATTGAAGTTGTCACCGATATTTCTCCTCATTTATGGACAATTTTTGGCGATGCAACGCAACTGCATCAAGTATTAATGAACTTAGTAGTGAATGCGCGTGATGCGATGCCGAATGGTGGTCTTCTCAGTATTCGTGCAGAGAACACTATAATTGACGATCACTATGCTCAAATGAATGTAGAAGCCTCGGTAGGGTGCTATGTGATGATTAGTGTCATTGATACAGGTAGCGGCATTCCACCAGAGATTATCGAGCGAATTTTTGAACCATTTTTTACCACTAAAGAAGTTGGAAAAGGTACTGGTTTAGGATTAGCTACAGTCCTAGGAATTGTGAAGAATCATGGTGGATTTGTGAATGTTTATAGTGAAGTTGGCAAAGGAACAAAATTTAGCGTATACTTACCGGCAACCGAAGCAACTGAACCACAACCAACTAAAGATAGCGAACTTTTTTTAGGAAACGGTGAATTGATTTTAGTTGTTGATGATGAAACAAGTATTCGCGAAGCCACTAAACTCTCTTTGGAAGCATATAATTATCGCGTTATAACTGCCAGTGACGGGACTGAAGCCTTGACAATTTATGCTAAATATCAAGCTCAAATTGCCGTAGTTTTGCTTGATATGATGATGCCTTCTCTAGATGGAAAAATTACAATCATGATGCTCCAAAAAATGAATCCTCTGGTGAAAATTATTGCCATAAGTGGGCTAAGTTCTAATGAGGAAATCGCTACAAAAACGGGTTTAGGCGTAAAAGCTTTTCTACCGAAGCCTTATACAGCCAAAGATTTATTAGCAACCCTACACTATACGATCAAAAAGTAG
- a CDS encoding Uma2 family endonuclease codes for MNELKTQLPTDTWVDCTWEEFIQATTQPEYAKAKCYYHNGQLRLEMSPVEPNHSLDNGLIVLLVNLFGVAKGIPLKLLINCSYRQPGIIEAQPDASYYVGERVTSAPTGSSVVNLEFNPPPDLVIEVADTLLTDDIGQKRLLYEDLAVGEYWVVDVNKTQVIAFKILSNGGSQRISESSVLPGLAIARLEEGLQRSRDTDNTAVAAWFLQAFSQ; via the coding sequence ATGAACGAACTCAAAACACAACTACCTACAGATACTTGGGTAGATTGTACGTGGGAAGAATTTATACAAGCGACAACACAACCTGAATATGCAAAAGCCAAATGCTATTACCACAACGGACAATTAAGGTTAGAAATGTCGCCTGTAGAACCTAATCATTCTTTAGATAATGGACTAATTGTTCTACTTGTAAACTTATTTGGCGTTGCTAAAGGAATACCGTTGAAGTTACTAATTAACTGCAGCTATCGCCAACCAGGTATTATAGAAGCCCAACCAGATGCATCTTACTACGTTGGAGAACGAGTAACGAGCGCTCCTACTGGTTCTTCTGTTGTTAATCTTGAATTTAATCCACCTCCAGATTTAGTCATTGAAGTAGCAGATACATTGCTAACCGATGATATCGGGCAAAAGCGTTTACTATACGAAGATTTAGCAGTTGGTGAATACTGGGTAGTAGACGTGAATAAGACGCAAGTTATAGCTTTTAAAATTCTTTCAAATGGCGGTAGCCAACGAATTAGCGAATCAAGTGTATTACCAGGACTCGCGATCGCGCGTTTAGAAGAAGGTTTACAACGCAGCCGCGACACTGATAATACCGCTGTTGCTGCTTGGTTTTTGCAAGCTTTTAGTCAATGA
- a CDS encoding response regulator — translation MKILIVEDDEFITEALRLVLTQQHYVVETANDGEAAWELVQVFAYDLILLDVKLPKLDGISLCRRLRSRGYQMPILLITGQDSSHDRVVGLDAGADDYLVKPFDREELVARVRALLRRGDLASTPVLEWGKLRLDPSSCEVTYDQQPVHLTPKEYALLELFLRNNRRVYSCNAILEHLWSYDKTPGEEAVRTQIKGLRQKLKAVGATDLIETVYGIGYRLKPLETASLPPVEIGKQTQQQTLFAIAGVWRQFKERVSQQVALLERATVALLQEQLNDELRTTAEYEAHTLAGSLGTFGLNEGSRIAKKIERIFQAESIPTEAAAHLCQLVTALRQEIQRPEAQGMATEHQEETSPLLLIVDSDRLQAEELARIAQQQGIRTRVSTNLVAAREAMYRENPQVVLLDIAISPTTEESLQLIAQLHKQTLSVPVVVYTARDSLCDRLAVAKIGGRYFLHKSTPPAEVIAKLAQILQSSDRIAKVMVVDDDPQILATVRSLLEPWGMKVITLADPRDFWETLATTHPDLLILDVKMPHVNGIDLCQVVRNDPQWNSLPIVFLTAYNDTDAVNQVFGAGADDFVSKPIVGPELVTRIVNRWERIQLLRNFAEIDPLTGVFNRQKAIQEFEKLLNQAKADGQLLSLAIIRLDCLQQINIRHGYTTGDALLRRIGQLLQQFFHEQAIVGRWAGAEFMIGMYGTSRGDGKARLSAVQETLHQEFATDGTGKLNFSIGFAHYPEDGTDLQSLYLKGIAALAPMNITATCA, via the coding sequence ATGAAAATTTTAATAGTAGAGGATGACGAGTTTATTACAGAAGCGCTGCGCTTAGTTTTGACACAGCAGCACTATGTAGTAGAAACAGCGAATGATGGTGAAGCAGCTTGGGAGTTAGTACAAGTTTTTGCCTACGATCTGATTTTGCTCGATGTTAAGTTACCGAAATTAGATGGTATTAGTCTCTGTCGGAGGTTGCGATCGCGTGGCTACCAAATGCCGATATTATTAATTACCGGACAAGATAGCAGTCACGATCGCGTTGTTGGTTTAGATGCAGGCGCAGACGATTATTTAGTTAAACCTTTTGACCGCGAAGAATTAGTAGCGCGGGTTCGTGCATTGTTGCGGCGTGGCGATCTCGCCTCAACTCCAGTACTAGAGTGGGGAAAACTGCGCCTCGATCCGAGTAGCTGTGAAGTAACCTACGACCAACAGCCAGTCCATTTAACACCCAAAGAGTACGCGCTTTTGGAACTCTTTCTCCGCAACAATCGCCGCGTGTATAGCTGCAATGCCATTTTAGAACACTTATGGTCGTACGATAAAACTCCAGGCGAAGAAGCAGTAAGAACGCAAATCAAAGGATTGCGACAGAAATTAAAAGCTGTAGGAGCCACTGACCTCATCGAAACAGTTTACGGCATCGGCTATCGCTTAAAACCACTCGAAACCGCATCGCTACCACCCGTAGAAATTGGCAAACAAACGCAACAACAAACATTGTTTGCGATCGCCGGAGTGTGGCGTCAATTTAAAGAACGTGTTAGTCAGCAGGTAGCCTTACTCGAACGCGCAACCGTTGCACTGTTGCAAGAACAACTCAACGACGAATTACGCACAACAGCCGAATACGAAGCACACACTTTAGCTGGTTCTTTAGGTACATTTGGCTTGAATGAAGGTTCGCGCATCGCTAAAAAAATTGAGCGCATCTTTCAAGCAGAGTCAATTCCAACCGAAGCAGCAGCGCATCTGTGTCAATTAGTAACCGCTTTACGTCAAGAAATTCAGCGTCCCGAAGCCCAAGGTATGGCGACAGAACATCAAGAGGAGACATCACCTTTACTGTTAATTGTTGATAGCGATCGCCTGCAAGCCGAAGAGTTAGCCAGGATTGCTCAACAACAAGGAATCCGCACGCGAGTTAGCACAAACCTCGTTGCGGCGCGCGAAGCCATGTATCGCGAAAATCCACAAGTCGTGTTACTCGATATTGCGATTTCCCCAACTACCGAGGAAAGCTTGCAACTGATTGCTCAACTACACAAACAAACACTATCAGTTCCCGTTGTGGTTTATACCGCACGCGATAGTTTATGCGATCGCCTCGCTGTCGCTAAGATAGGAGGGCGCTATTTTTTACACAAGTCAACTCCACCAGCAGAAGTCATTGCTAAACTCGCTCAAATTTTACAAAGTAGCGATCGCATTGCCAAGGTGATGGTCGTTGATGACGATCCGCAAATTCTTGCTACTGTCCGCAGTCTTCTCGAACCCTGGGGGATGAAAGTGATAACGCTCGCCGATCCGCGTGATTTTTGGGAAACGCTAGCAACAACTCACCCCGATTTGCTAATTTTAGATGTCAAGATGCCTCACGTCAATGGCATTGATTTATGCCAAGTTGTGCGCAACGATCCGCAGTGGAATAGCTTACCGATTGTGTTTCTCACAGCTTACAACGATACGGATGCCGTGAATCAGGTGTTTGGTGCAGGGGCGGATGACTTTGTGAGTAAGCCAATTGTTGGTCCTGAATTAGTGACTCGGATTGTCAATCGTTGGGAACGCATTCAGCTTTTGCGGAATTTTGCAGAAATTGATCCACTTACAGGTGTGTTTAATCGTCAAAAAGCAATTCAAGAATTTGAAAAGTTACTCAACCAAGCCAAAGCAGACGGTCAACTGCTTTCCTTAGCAATTATTCGTTTAGACTGTTTGCAACAGATCAACATTCGTCATGGTTATACTACAGGCGATGCACTACTACGGCGTATCGGACAACTCTTGCAACAATTCTTTCACGAGCAAGCGATCGTTGGTCGCTGGGCAGGCGCAGAATTCATGATAGGAATGTATGGTACAAGTCGCGGTGATGGGAAAGCAAGATTAAGCGCAGTGCAAGAAACGCTACATCAAGAATTTGCTACTGATGGCACTGGCAAACTTAACTTTAGTATCGGCTTCGCCCACTATCCTGAAGATGGAACCGACTTGCAATCGCTTTACTTAAAGGGGATAGCAGCACTCGCACCGATGAATATTACCGCAACTTGTGCTTAA
- a CDS encoding acetate/propionate family kinase produces the protein MKILVLNAGSSSQKSCLYELSDPLPDSPPHPLWEAKVDWSKHPGVAAIKINAQDRVLETELETDSRPEVISYLFDTLVSGKTQAIDDLSEIDIAGHRVVHGGQDYRKATLITPEVKDTILLLSDFAPLHNPANLEGIEAIEQLLPSLPQVAVFDTAFHSQIPLSAAVYPGPYEWFEQGIRRYGFHGISHQYCAHRAATLLKRDLQSLRLIICHLGNGCSLSAIRDGVSIDTTMGFTPLEGLMMGSRCGSIDPGILIYLLRDRELDADKLDEILNHGSGLKGISGVSQDMRQIQSAIASGNSRAQLAFDMYVHSLRKHIGAMLATLGGLDALIFTGGVGENQAQLRAKACESFAFLGLKLDLAQNADSPGDTDIATDDSTVRVLIINTQEDWAIATECWKLTLDT, from the coding sequence ATGAAAATCCTTGTCCTTAACGCAGGATCGAGTAGCCAAAAAAGTTGTTTGTACGAACTGAGCGATCCTTTACCCGACTCGCCTCCACATCCGCTATGGGAAGCGAAAGTAGACTGGAGCAAACATCCTGGAGTAGCTGCTATTAAAATCAATGCTCAAGATAGAGTTTTAGAAACCGAACTTGAAACCGATTCGCGCCCTGAAGTCATTTCCTACTTATTCGATACCTTGGTGAGTGGAAAAACGCAGGCGATCGACGATCTCAGTGAAATTGACATTGCAGGTCATCGTGTTGTTCATGGCGGTCAAGATTACCGCAAAGCAACTCTGATTACTCCTGAAGTCAAAGATACTATTCTTCTTTTATCTGACTTTGCACCTTTGCACAATCCTGCGAATCTTGAAGGCATCGAAGCAATTGAACAGCTGCTACCATCTTTACCACAAGTCGCCGTGTTTGATACCGCCTTTCACAGTCAAATACCATTAAGTGCAGCAGTGTATCCAGGACCTTATGAGTGGTTTGAGCAGGGAATTCGTCGCTACGGTTTTCATGGAATTAGTCATCAATATTGCGCGCATCGAGCTGCAACACTGCTAAAGCGCGATTTACAGTCTTTACGGCTGATTATTTGTCATTTAGGAAATGGCTGTTCGTTATCCGCCATTCGTGATGGAGTCAGCATTGACACGACAATGGGCTTTACTCCCCTAGAAGGCTTAATGATGGGAAGTCGCTGCGGCTCAATCGATCCTGGTATTTTGATTTACCTGTTGCGCGATCGCGAACTCGACGCAGATAAGCTCGATGAAATCCTCAATCATGGTTCTGGCTTAAAGGGAATTTCTGGAGTATCCCAAGATATGCGTCAAATCCAAAGTGCGATCGCTTCTGGAAACTCGCGCGCTCAACTTGCTTTCGATATGTACGTGCATTCGTTACGCAAACACATTGGTGCAATGCTAGCAACTTTGGGCGGTTTAGATGCATTAATCTTTACAGGTGGTGTTGGTGAAAATCAAGCTCAATTACGTGCTAAGGCTTGTGAATCGTTTGCTTTTTTAGGTTTAAAGCTCGATTTAGCTCAAAATGCTGATTCTCCAGGCGATACTGATATTGCAACAGATGATTCTACAGTGCGCGTTTTAATTATCAATACTCAAGAAGATTGGGCGATCGCTACTGAATGCTGGAAACTCACGCTTGATACTTAG
- the bchM gene encoding magnesium protoporphyrin IX methyltransferase, with translation MNAADDKTIVKDYFNSTGFDRWRRIYGNGEVNKVQLDIRNGHQQTVETVLNWLQDDRLAGMSICDAGCGVGSLSIPLAQAGAKVYASDISEKMVQEAKDRAAAELANTDNVTFAVQDLEHLSGKYHSVICLDVLIHYPQAQAAEMISHLCSLSESRLILSFAPKTPALSLLKKIGSFFPGPSKATRAYLHKEADVVKILNSQGFTVQRQAMTRTRFYFSRILEAVRS, from the coding sequence ATGAACGCAGCAGACGATAAAACAATAGTCAAAGATTACTTCAACTCTACAGGGTTCGATCGCTGGCGACGGATTTATGGCAACGGTGAAGTTAATAAAGTACAACTCGATATCCGTAACGGGCATCAGCAAACCGTAGAAACAGTTCTCAACTGGTTACAAGACGATCGCTTAGCAGGAATGTCAATTTGCGATGCAGGTTGTGGTGTGGGAAGTCTGAGTATTCCCTTAGCGCAAGCTGGTGCTAAAGTTTATGCGAGTGATATTTCCGAGAAAATGGTGCAAGAAGCTAAAGATCGTGCTGCGGCAGAATTAGCTAACACAGATAATGTCACGTTTGCGGTACAAGATTTAGAACACCTCAGCGGCAAATATCACAGTGTCATTTGTTTAGATGTGCTGATTCACTATCCACAAGCGCAAGCAGCTGAGATGATTTCGCATTTGTGTTCGTTGTCTGAGTCACGCTTGATTCTTAGCTTTGCGCCCAAAACTCCTGCTTTAAGTTTACTCAAAAAGATTGGTAGTTTCTTTCCTGGACCTAGTAAAGCAACTCGTGCTTATTTACACAAAGAAGCTGATGTAGTAAAGATTCTCAATAGCCAAGGCTTTACGGTTCAACGACAAGCAATGACACGCACTCGCTTTTACTTTTCACGTATTTTAGAAGCGGTGCGTAGCTGA
- the purE gene encoding 5-(carboxyamino)imidazole ribonucleotide mutase: protein MTQPLVGIIMGSDSDLPTMKEAIAVCSEFDVAYEVAIVSAHRTPERMVDYAKSAHQRGLKVIIAGAGGAAHLPGMVAALTPLPVIGVPVPSRHLQGVDSLYSIVQMPAGIPVATVAIGNAKNAGLLAVQILATHNSTLLQQVQAYRASLTTMVVEKQAKLDELGYQKYLSNL from the coding sequence ATGACTCAACCGCTTGTTGGTATTATTATGGGCAGCGATTCTGATTTGCCCACGATGAAAGAGGCGATCGCGGTTTGTTCTGAATTTGATGTCGCATACGAAGTCGCGATTGTATCAGCACATCGCACGCCAGAACGCATGGTAGACTACGCCAAATCTGCCCATCAACGCGGGCTAAAAGTCATTATTGCGGGTGCGGGTGGTGCGGCGCATCTTCCAGGGATGGTTGCGGCTTTAACTCCTTTACCTGTGATCGGAGTTCCTGTTCCTAGCCGTCATTTACAAGGAGTTGACTCGCTGTACTCGATTGTACAAATGCCTGCGGGTATTCCTGTGGCGACTGTGGCGATCGGCAATGCAAAAAACGCTGGATTACTCGCCGTGCAAATTTTGGCAACGCACAATTCGACGCTATTGCAACAAGTGCAAGCATACCGCGCTAGCTTAACGACGATGGTGGTGGAGAAGCAAGCCAAGTTAGACGAACTTGGCTATCAAAAATACTTATCTAATTTGTAA
- a CDS encoding ammonium transporter, with protein MKLKIKQQKRWRDKRRPYSASRYARSSVRTNTFFAQLHKAIKRLSPTWRACIPLSIFIVLGWGYAAVAQDAPAGGLGTPQDLIDLRVGLDTLWVCVAAFLVFFMNAGFGMLETGFCRQKNAVNILAKNLIVFALSTVAFWAIGFALMFGDGNAFFGTNGWFLTGADNSPATGDAYQGVFSALNWTGVPLGAKFLFQLVFAGTAATIVSGAVAERIKFIDFLIFSLLLVGISYPITGHWIWGGGWLAEAGFWDFAGSTVVHSVGGWAALMGAAILGPRLGKYQDGVSVAMPGHNMSIAMLGCLILWLGWFGFNPGSTMAVSPSIAHIALTTNIAASTGGIAATIVAWVYLGKPDLSMIINGILAGLVAITAPCAFVSLPWAAVIGLIAGIIVVFSVTWFDKIHIDDPVGATSVHLVCGIWGTLAVGLFAEGPGGALNLYEEGAGPIRGLLLGGGFGSLWPQIIGVLSVGGFTVLLTTIFWYILKVTLGIRVTPQEEIEGLDIGEHGMEAYSGFLKEADASGIADPSAYGATRRPGDVSSTY; from the coding sequence ATGAAGCTAAAAATAAAGCAACAGAAAAGATGGAGAGATAAAAGGCGACCTTATTCAGCAAGTCGGTACGCGCGCTCCTCAGTCAGAACAAATACATTTTTTGCACAGTTGCACAAAGCAATCAAGCGGCTATCTCCTACATGGCGAGCTTGCATTCCGCTATCAATTTTTATAGTTTTAGGATGGGGTTATGCTGCTGTTGCACAAGATGCGCCTGCTGGTGGTCTTGGCACACCACAAGACTTAATAGATCTTAGAGTTGGCTTAGATACTTTGTGGGTGTGTGTTGCTGCGTTTCTAGTATTCTTTATGAACGCTGGTTTCGGGATGCTAGAAACTGGCTTTTGTCGTCAAAAAAACGCGGTTAACATTCTGGCAAAAAACTTGATTGTGTTCGCGCTATCGACGGTTGCATTCTGGGCGATCGGCTTTGCGCTGATGTTTGGCGATGGTAATGCTTTCTTTGGTACAAACGGCTGGTTTTTGACAGGTGCAGACAACAGCCCAGCCACAGGAGATGCATATCAAGGTGTCTTTAGCGCTCTAAACTGGACAGGCGTTCCCCTTGGTGCAAAATTCTTATTCCAGTTGGTATTCGCGGGTACTGCGGCAACGATCGTATCTGGAGCCGTTGCGGAGCGCATCAAGTTTATTGACTTTTTGATTTTTAGCCTTTTACTCGTAGGTATCTCCTATCCAATTACAGGTCACTGGATTTGGGGTGGCGGTTGGCTTGCTGAAGCTGGCTTTTGGGATTTTGCGGGTTCAACCGTTGTTCACTCAGTCGGTGGTTGGGCAGCACTGATGGGAGCAGCTATCCTAGGTCCTCGTTTAGGTAAATACCAAGATGGCGTTTCGGTCGCCATGCCAGGACACAACATGAGTATTGCAATGTTGGGTTGTCTAATCCTGTGGCTAGGCTGGTTTGGGTTTAACCCTGGTTCGACGATGGCAGTCAGCCCCAGTATTGCGCATATTGCCTTAACAACAAATATTGCAGCGTCAACAGGTGGAATCGCGGCGACAATTGTTGCTTGGGTGTATCTTGGTAAGCCGGACTTGTCAATGATTATTAACGGTATCTTGGCAGGTTTGGTAGCAATTACCGCGCCTTGTGCATTTGTGAGTTTACCTTGGGCAGCCGTTATTGGTTTGATTGCGGGGATTATTGTCGTCTTCTCCGTAACTTGGTTTGACAAAATCCACATTGACGATCCTGTAGGTGCTACCTCGGTTCACCTAGTTTGTGGCATTTGGGGAACGCTAGCGGTTGGTCTTTTTGCCGAAGGTCCTGGCGGTGCGCTGAATCTTTATGAAGAAGGTGCTGGTCCTATCCGCGGGTTACTGTTGGGTGGTGGCTTTGGCTCCTTGTGGCCGCAAATTATTGGTGTCCTCTCAGTAGGTGGCTTTACCGTTTTACTTACAACTATCTTCTGGTACATCCTGAAAGTGACATTGGGAATTCGCGTCACGCCCCAAGAAGAAATCGAAGGTCTGGACATTGGCGAACATGGTATGGAAGCTTACAGTGGATTCCTCAAAGAAGCCGATGCAAGCGGCATAGCCGATCCAAGTGCTTATGGTGCAACGCGACGTCCTGGGGATGTGTCTAGTACTTACTAG